In a single window of the Niabella ginsenosidivorans genome:
- a CDS encoding CAP domain-containing protein, with protein sequence MFRFLLQPFLLLFVISGIASCASSRTAAQSSGDEAQLSPKELLKEINAVRARGCNCGGSRYPPVPPVKWNNHLENVAVTQSRYMQRTGQLKHTGANGATLQKRVSNAGYRWSYVAENIAMGQRTTPDVVQAWIQSPGHCRNIMSASVSEIGAAVSDYYWTLVLAAPQ encoded by the coding sequence ATGTTCCGTTTCCTGCTTCAGCCATTCTTACTCCTCTTTGTGATCAGCGGCATTGCTTCCTGCGCTTCTTCAAGAACCGCAGCCCAATCTTCCGGAGACGAAGCACAACTGAGCCCAAAGGAGCTTTTAAAAGAAATAAATGCCGTCCGGGCCCGTGGCTGTAACTGCGGCGGCAGCAGGTATCCACCGGTGCCCCCTGTAAAATGGAATAATCATTTAGAAAACGTTGCGGTTACCCAGAGCCGCTATATGCAACGAACCGGTCAATTGAAGCATACGGGCGCTAATGGGGCTACGCTCCAAAAACGGGTCAGCAATGCCGGCTACCGGTGGAGCTATGTGGCTGAAAACATTGCCATGGGACAGCGCACCACCCCGGATGTGGTACAGGCGTGGATCCAAAGCCCCGGGCATTGCAGAAATATTATGAGCGCCAGCGTCAGTGAAATAGGAGCTGCCGTTTCCGACTATTACTGGACACTTGTTCTGGCTGCTCCGCAGTAG
- a CDS encoding M90 family metallopeptidase gives MIPGALIFIIGILLFYLCIKAYRKSRKVSFPDVPPMQQTLEAVLEKRVDFYKELKEQDQSDFAERVHQFLERIKITPVKGAGVTDEDRVLIGAAAVIPLFRYRNWFYNNLNEVLVYPDAFSKDYELEKGDRSISGMVGNGPLHRTMILSLPYLRSGFSRNSGSNTAIHEFAHLLDQSDGATDGVPELILQDQNIKPWVQYMHRYIQDIRKGKMNDINPYGATNEAEFFAVMTEYFFQKPEKLKEQHPELYMILDEAFGNKEKPDVEQ, from the coding sequence ATGATCCCGGGCGCGCTCATTTTTATAATTGGCATTTTACTGTTTTATCTGTGCATAAAAGCCTACCGGAAATCACGGAAAGTATCCTTTCCTGATGTTCCTCCCATGCAGCAGACCCTTGAAGCAGTACTGGAAAAGCGGGTTGATTTTTATAAAGAGTTAAAGGAACAGGATCAGTCGGATTTTGCGGAACGGGTGCACCAGTTCCTGGAGCGTATTAAAATCACTCCTGTGAAAGGTGCTGGTGTAACCGATGAAGACCGGGTATTGATTGGCGCAGCAGCTGTTATTCCTTTGTTCAGGTACCGTAACTGGTTTTACAACAACCTTAACGAAGTGCTGGTATACCCGGATGCGTTCAGTAAAGACTATGAGCTGGAAAAAGGTGATCGTTCGATCTCCGGAATGGTAGGCAACGGGCCGCTGCACCGGACAATGATCCTGTCGCTCCCTTATCTGCGTTCTGGGTTTTCCCGTAATTCCGGCTCCAACACGGCCATCCATGAATTTGCTCACCTGCTGGATCAGTCAGATGGAGCAACAGACGGCGTTCCGGAGCTGATCCTGCAGGATCAGAATATAAAACCCTGGGTACAGTATATGCACCGGTACATACAGGACATCCGTAAAGGAAAAATGAATGACATCAACCCTTACGGGGCCACTAATGAAGCTGAGTTCTTTGCCGTAATGACGGAATATTTTTTTCAGAAACCGGAAAAGCTGAAAGAGCAACACCCGGAGCTTTATATGATACTTGATGAAGCCTTCGGGAATAAAGAAAAGCCAGACGTTGAGCAGTGA
- a CDS encoding M48 family metallopeptidase, with the protein MIRNLILMVTAAAILYSCSTNAITGRSQMKLLPEAELQKMAVTEYQSFLSSNKVVSAAANNRDAEMVNRVGQRIINAVNSYYRQNNLSNDLSGYQWETRLVQSNEANAWCMPGGKIVVYTGLLPITQNEAALANVMGHEVSHALFGHTNERMSQTIATQYGANILDAFMANKTSSGMRNLFGAAVGVGSQVGILAFSRKQELEADHYGIIWAAMAGYNPQEAIGLWQRMQAKAGSGSTPEFLSTHPGPERRIEQLQKFMPEAMKYYRPVGK; encoded by the coding sequence ATGATCAGAAATCTAATCCTTATGGTAACTGCTGCAGCAATACTTTACAGCTGCTCAACAAACGCCATCACTGGCAGGAGCCAGATGAAACTGTTGCCGGAGGCCGAGTTGCAGAAGATGGCCGTTACGGAATATCAGTCATTTCTTTCCAGTAATAAAGTGGTATCGGCTGCCGCCAATAACCGGGATGCAGAAATGGTAAACCGGGTGGGACAAAGGATCATTAACGCCGTAAACAGCTATTACAGGCAAAATAATCTGTCTAATGATCTGAGCGGGTATCAGTGGGAAACCCGTCTTGTGCAAAGCAACGAAGCAAATGCCTGGTGCATGCCGGGAGGAAAAATTGTGGTATATACCGGTCTTTTGCCCATTACCCAGAATGAGGCAGCGCTGGCCAATGTAATGGGGCATGAGGTAAGTCATGCCTTATTCGGGCATACCAATGAACGAATGAGCCAGACAATAGCTACGCAATACGGGGCAAATATCCTGGATGCTTTCATGGCCAATAAAACATCTTCAGGAATGCGTAACCTCTTTGGTGCTGCAGTAGGCGTAGGTTCACAGGTGGGCATTCTCGCTTTTTCCCGCAAGCAGGAACTGGAGGCAGATCACTATGGCATCATATGGGCAGCTATGGCAGGATACAATCCACAGGAAGCGATTGGGTTGTGGCAGCGGATGCAGGCAAAGGCCGGCAGCGGATCAACCCCGGAATTCCTCAGTACCCATCCGGGCCCGGAAAGAAGGATTGAGCAATTGCAAAAGTTCATGCCGGAAGCCATGAAATATTACCGACCTGTCGGAAAATAA
- the plsY gene encoding glycerol-3-phosphate 1-O-acyltransferase PlsY has protein sequence MNYVLLFLLAYCLGSIPTAVWVSRGFFGIDIRDYGSGNAGATNTFRVLGPRWGSFVMVCDSLKGFLAVKLALFLPEYASNEIAFLNIQLIFGMAAVLGHIFPVWANFRGGKGVATLFGLIIGISPWTALACSGVFLLVLYLTRFVSLSSILASLAFPVFILVIFNVDNHFYRVFAVAVALLVILTHQKNIGRIIRGGESKVPIFKNRDRRKQRHNNG, from the coding sequence ATGAATTATGTACTTCTTTTTTTATTAGCGTATTGTTTGGGAAGTATACCTACTGCTGTATGGGTAAGCAGAGGTTTTTTCGGGATCGATATCAGGGATTACGGAAGCGGTAATGCAGGCGCCACCAACACATTCAGGGTGTTAGGGCCCAGATGGGGTTCCTTTGTAATGGTCTGTGATTCACTGAAAGGATTCCTGGCCGTAAAGCTGGCGTTGTTCCTGCCGGAATATGCCAGCAATGAAATTGCCTTTTTGAATATCCAGTTAATCTTTGGAATGGCGGCTGTATTGGGACATATCTTTCCGGTGTGGGCCAATTTCCGCGGAGGCAAAGGGGTTGCTACCCTGTTTGGGCTAATTATTGGTATAAGCCCGTGGACGGCTCTGGCCTGTTCCGGGGTTTTTTTACTGGTGTTGTACCTGACCCGGTTTGTTTCACTAAGCTCTATTCTTGCCAGCCTGGCTTTTCCGGTATTTATCCTGGTGATTTTTAATGTAGATAATCATTTTTACAGGGTTTTTGCCGTCGCGGTGGCTTTACTGGTTATCCTGACGCACCAGAAAAATATCGGCCGCATTATCCGCGGTGGGGAAAGCAAAGTGCCTATTTTTAAAAACAGGGACCGCAGAAAGCAGCGTCATAATAACGGGTAA
- the prmA gene encoding 50S ribosomal protein L11 methyltransferase codes for MQQSEKYIEVIFKNISGETAEKIIASLAEEADGFEEDADGLKAFFSSSTITTEKLHDLIQQQALPYELHELEAQNWNAVWESNFEPVVVADFVAVRASFHPANKQVQHEILINPKMSFGTGHHATTWLMLQQMQAISFKNKNVFDFGTGTGILAILATQLGAAGVLATDLDEWSITNARENFDINNCREIRLLQSDSAGQGGHFDVILANINKNVLLPALPRLKEQLNPGGILLLSGILAEDEEDMVRCAAEAGLILTNKVLKNNWLCIRLSV; via the coding sequence ATGCAGCAGAGCGAAAAGTATATTGAAGTAATATTTAAGAACATAAGCGGGGAAACCGCTGAAAAAATAATCGCCTCTCTTGCTGAAGAGGCAGACGGGTTTGAGGAAGATGCAGATGGTTTGAAGGCCTTTTTCAGCAGCAGCACCATAACAACGGAAAAGCTGCATGACCTGATACAGCAACAGGCGCTTCCCTATGAGCTTCATGAACTGGAAGCGCAAAACTGGAACGCGGTATGGGAATCGAACTTTGAGCCCGTTGTGGTAGCAGATTTTGTAGCAGTGCGGGCTTCCTTTCATCCGGCGAATAAACAGGTGCAGCACGAGATCCTTATTAATCCCAAAATGAGCTTTGGTACCGGCCACCATGCTACTACATGGCTGATGCTGCAACAGATGCAGGCTATCAGTTTTAAAAATAAAAACGTTTTTGATTTTGGTACCGGTACCGGTATTTTAGCCATATTGGCAACGCAACTCGGAGCCGCCGGTGTACTGGCTACTGACCTGGACGAATGGAGCATTACCAATGCCAGGGAAAATTTTGACATCAATAACTGCCGGGAAATACGGCTGCTGCAATCTGACAGTGCAGGGCAGGGAGGTCATTTTGATGTGATCCTTGCCAATATTAATAAAAATGTGCTGCTGCCAGCGCTGCCCCGGTTAAAAGAACAACTCAATCCGGGCGGAATTTTATTGTTAAGCGGCATACTGGCGGAAGACGAGGAAGATATGGTGCGCTGTGCCGCGGAAGCAGGTTTAATTTTAACAAATAAAGTTTTGAAAAATAACTGGTTGTGTATCAGGCTTTCTGTATAG
- the eat gene encoding ethanolamine permease, which translates to MSGNPNQLKRSLNATMLWGLGVGYVISGMYFGWNLGLEKGGTLGMGLATLFITLMYITFTFSYTELACAIPKAGGAFDYADRTLGKHWAFFAGMAQNIEFIFAPPAIAFAIGAYFNLFFPQFSILSIAVTAYILFTALNISGVKAAATFELIITIMAVGELLLFAGITLPHFDAAHLQKNALPNGWQGIFASIPFAIWFFLGIEGVANVAEETKNPQKTILKGFGSAILTLVLLCILTFAGSVGVAGWEAVVYTKEGAPSDSPLPLALSHIVTGNNFLYHMLVTVGLFGLIASFHGIILAAGRSTFEFGRARFAPVWLGRVNSRFRTPSNALLANMIIGIVALLTGKTSEIIILSVLGALTLYIISMIALLRLRQKEPGLSRPFRAPFYPAFPLMALLLAIISFIAMMIYNFRLTWLYLGILLIGYILFRLFHKRS; encoded by the coding sequence ATGTCAGGCAATCCCAATCAGTTAAAACGGTCGCTGAATGCAACTATGTTATGGGGCCTGGGAGTGGGCTATGTTATTTCCGGTATGTATTTTGGCTGGAACCTGGGGTTAGAAAAAGGAGGCACTTTAGGCATGGGCCTGGCTACCTTATTCATCACTCTTATGTACATCACCTTTACTTTTAGCTATACAGAGCTGGCCTGTGCCATTCCCAAAGCCGGCGGAGCTTTTGATTATGCAGACCGTACGCTGGGCAAGCACTGGGCTTTTTTTGCGGGCATGGCGCAAAATATCGAATTTATATTTGCTCCTCCGGCTATTGCATTTGCCATAGGCGCCTATTTTAACCTGTTTTTCCCGCAGTTTTCCATTTTATCTATTGCCGTTACAGCTTATATCCTTTTCACCGCGCTCAATATTTCCGGTGTAAAAGCAGCAGCCACTTTTGAGCTGATCATTACCATAATGGCAGTGGGGGAGCTGTTGCTGTTTGCCGGTATTACGCTGCCACACTTTGATGCAGCCCATCTGCAAAAGAATGCGCTTCCCAACGGGTGGCAGGGCATTTTTGCCAGTATTCCCTTTGCCATCTGGTTCTTTTTAGGCATAGAAGGCGTTGCTAATGTGGCCGAGGAAACAAAAAATCCGCAAAAGACCATTTTAAAAGGCTTCGGTTCTGCTATCCTTACCCTGGTGCTGCTCTGCATTCTCACTTTTGCCGGTTCAGTGGGCGTTGCCGGCTGGGAAGCCGTTGTTTATACCAAAGAAGGCGCCCCCTCCGACTCCCCTTTGCCACTGGCCTTATCACATATTGTAACCGGAAATAATTTTTTATACCATATGCTGGTAACCGTGGGCCTGTTTGGCCTGATCGCTTCCTTCCATGGTATTATTTTAGCTGCCGGCCGCTCCACATTTGAATTTGGAAGAGCCCGCTTTGCACCCGTGTGGCTGGGTCGTGTAAACAGCAGGTTCCGCACGCCTTCTAATGCATTGCTGGCAAATATGATCATCGGCATTGTTGCCCTGCTTACCGGCAAAACCAGTGAGATCATTATCCTGTCTGTATTAGGCGCCCTTACCCTGTATATCATTTCGATGATCGCATTGCTCCGGCTGCGGCAAAAGGAGCCCGGGCTGTCGCGGCCATTCAGGGCACCGTTTTACCCGGCTTTCCCGTTAATGGCACTGCTCCTTGCTATCATTTCTTTTATCGCGATGATGATCTACAATTTCCGGTTAACATGGCTCTATTTAGGCATTCTTCTTATAGGTTATATCTTATTCCGCCTGTTCCATAAACGATCGTAA
- a CDS encoding glutamine synthetase family protein, giving the protein MTTKEILHYVANHSSGKVKIAYTDIDGILRGKYISAKKFLGIAEKDTSFCDVIFGWDAGDVAYDNCGYTGWHTGYPDAPAKIDLASFRKIPWENDLPFFLGEIISTDGTAACVCPRQLLKKVLDDALEMGYVPGAAQEFEWYNFSETPQTAADKEYRQLTPLTPGMFGYSILRSSLKNRFFSDLFEDLRKFDIPLEGIHTETGPGTYEAAIEYADLVTAADRATLFKTAVKEIAYRNGIMATFMAKVNETLPGCGGHVHQSLWDKARRKNIFYNEKDNQKISELFRQYIAGQLYCLPYILPMFAPTINSYKRLVEGAWAPTTLTWGIDNRTVALRVLQQSPAACRLETRVIGADVNPYLAMAAAIASGLYGIRHQLKLQQPALTGNGYLETAYGVLPRTLEQATTAMKSATVANELFGEKFTAHFVSTREWEWKQHLKAVTDWEMKRYFEII; this is encoded by the coding sequence ATGACAACCAAAGAAATTTTACACTATGTAGCCAATCATTCATCCGGCAAAGTAAAGATTGCGTACACGGATATTGATGGCATCCTGCGGGGAAAATACATCTCGGCAAAAAAGTTCCTGGGCATTGCTGAAAAGGATACTTCTTTTTGCGATGTCATCTTTGGCTGGGATGCGGGTGATGTGGCTTACGATAACTGCGGGTACACCGGCTGGCATACCGGCTACCCGGATGCCCCTGCAAAAATTGATCTGGCCAGCTTCAGAAAGATCCCCTGGGAAAATGACCTGCCGTTCTTTCTGGGGGAGATCATCAGCACTGACGGCACAGCTGCCTGTGTTTGCCCCAGGCAACTGTTAAAAAAAGTGCTGGATGACGCCCTGGAGATGGGATACGTTCCAGGCGCTGCCCAGGAATTTGAATGGTATAATTTTTCTGAAACCCCGCAGACCGCAGCCGACAAAGAATACAGGCAGTTAACTCCGCTAACACCCGGCATGTTCGGCTATTCTATTTTAAGAAGCTCCTTAAAGAACCGTTTCTTTTCTGACCTGTTTGAAGACCTGAGGAAATTTGATATTCCACTGGAAGGCATCCATACAGAAACCGGTCCGGGCACTTATGAAGCGGCTATTGAATATGCAGACCTGGTAACGGCTGCCGACCGGGCCACTCTTTTTAAAACAGCCGTAAAGGAGATTGCTTACCGGAACGGTATTATGGCAACATTTATGGCAAAGGTGAATGAAACGCTTCCTGGATGTGGTGGCCATGTGCACCAGAGCCTCTGGGACAAAGCGCGCCGGAAGAATATTTTTTATAATGAAAAAGACAACCAAAAAATAAGCGAGCTATTCCGGCAGTATATAGCGGGACAGCTTTACTGCCTGCCTTATATATTGCCGATGTTTGCGCCCACCATTAACAGTTATAAGCGGCTGGTTGAAGGCGCCTGGGCACCTACCACGCTTACCTGGGGCATTGATAACCGAACCGTAGCGCTGCGCGTGCTGCAGCAAAGCCCTGCCGCCTGCCGGCTGGAAACCAGGGTCATCGGGGCCGATGTAAATCCTTATCTGGCAATGGCCGCTGCCATAGCATCGGGCCTTTACGGGATCAGGCATCAATTAAAGCTGCAGCAGCCGGCCCTTACAGGCAACGGGTATCTTGAAACGGCTTATGGTGTATTGCCCCGTACCCTGGAGCAGGCCACCACTGCCATGAAAAGCGCTACTGTTGCCAATGAGCTGTTTGGCGAAAAATTCACCGCCCATTTTGTAAGCACGCGCGAATGGGAATGGAAGCAACACTTAAAAGCAGTAACGGATTGGGAAATGAAACGTTATTTTGAGATCATCTGA
- a CDS encoding iron-containing alcohol dehydrogenase, with product MAFDKIYQYNFPTTIRFGAGASNELGDYLKKSGLYQPLIITDPVVAQLDFFRKILANLQTAGISVEVFDNIHKNPVKSDVYKGTERYDATGRDAVIGIGGGAALDVARAIVLRVYHREDLFKYDDLIGGDIYVTNEVPHFITIPTTAGTGSEVGRSAIIADDETHQKKILFSPRLLAKIVFADPLLTMDIPPAITAATGMDALTHNLEAYLVNMEHPMCDGIALQAISLIRHSIEKAVHHPDVESRSRMLIASLMGAVAFQKGLGVVHSLAHPLSSLLDTHHGLANAINLPYGMRFNLPGQEAKFKKIAEALELKDTSGDAVVNYLFDLNYAIHIPHQLSAIGVTEAHIEALSDLAIADFAHPNNPIPVSREDFRKLYLEALS from the coding sequence ATGGCATTTGACAAAATCTACCAGTATAATTTCCCCACCACCATCCGGTTTGGTGCAGGCGCCAGTAATGAACTGGGCGACTATTTAAAGAAAAGCGGGCTTTACCAACCCCTGATCATAACAGACCCTGTAGTAGCGCAACTGGATTTTTTTAGAAAGATCCTGGCAAATTTGCAGACGGCCGGTATTTCTGTTGAAGTGTTTGACAATATTCACAAGAACCCTGTAAAGTCTGACGTTTATAAAGGAACAGAACGCTATGATGCCACCGGCAGGGACGCTGTTATTGGTATTGGCGGGGGCGCTGCCCTGGATGTGGCGCGCGCTATTGTGCTAAGAGTATACCACCGAGAGGATCTGTTTAAATACGATGACCTGATCGGCGGAGACATTTATGTAACCAATGAGGTGCCGCACTTTATTACCATACCTACTACTGCGGGCACGGGCAGCGAAGTAGGGCGCAGCGCCATCATTGCTGATGATGAAACGCATCAGAAAAAAATATTGTTCTCGCCCAGGCTGCTTGCAAAGATCGTATTTGCCGATCCCCTGCTGACAATGGACATACCACCGGCCATTACGGCAGCTACGGGCATGGATGCGTTAACGCATAATTTAGAGGCCTACCTGGTCAATATGGAGCATCCCATGTGCGATGGCATTGCGTTACAGGCCATTTCCCTGATCCGCCACTCCATTGAAAAAGCCGTCCACCACCCGGATGTGGAATCAAGAAGCCGGATGCTGATCGCTTCTCTTATGGGGGCCGTGGCCTTTCAGAAAGGATTGGGTGTAGTGCATTCCCTGGCCCACCCGTTATCCTCCTTATTAGACACACATCACGGGCTGGCCAATGCCATAAACCTGCCTTATGGAATGCGGTTCAACCTTCCGGGGCAGGAAGCTAAATTCAAAAAAATTGCGGAAGCACTGGAATTAAAAGATACCAGCGGGGATGCGGTGGTTAATTACCTCTTTGATCTAAATTACGCTATTCACATCCCACATCAATTATCCGCCATTGGGGTAACGGAAGCGCATATTGAGGCCCTCTCCGATCTTGCGATCGCTGATTTTGCGCACCCCAATAACCCCATACCTGTGTCAAGAGAAGATTTCCGTAAACTTTATTTAGAAGCTTTATCATGA